A genomic segment from Pseudomonas sp. S09G 359 encodes:
- a CDS encoding SDR family NAD(P)-dependent oxidoreductase, protein MDFTGRTAIVTGGARGLGLSYARALARKGARVVISDIGADNAGAGNDASVVQAAANTLQAEGLEVVGHAGDLSRDEGCRQLIAYAIETFGQLDILIHNAGWVGYQNIEDLDAAFLQRAMDINLYAPLWLCKHAWPHLLRSSAPRIILTTSDRAMYAQYEQVGLVAYSAGKMAQLGIMNALSHEGAQAGIRVNAISPVAKTRMWGVTAEPDELKPEWVTPGVLFLASAQCEDTGYILRASNGQFTATRFTENPGVDYPRDLARIKAGSAQEVAAAWQRIKQA, encoded by the coding sequence ATGGATTTCACAGGCAGAACGGCCATCGTTACCGGTGGCGCACGCGGGTTGGGGCTCAGCTATGCGCGTGCCCTGGCCCGGAAGGGTGCGCGGGTGGTGATCAGCGATATCGGCGCCGATAACGCCGGTGCAGGCAACGACGCCTCGGTGGTGCAGGCGGCGGCCAACACGTTGCAGGCCGAAGGGCTGGAGGTGGTCGGACATGCCGGTGACCTGTCCAGGGATGAAGGCTGCCGGCAACTGATCGCGTATGCCATCGAAACCTTCGGGCAGCTCGATATCCTCATTCACAACGCCGGTTGGGTGGGCTACCAGAACATTGAAGACCTTGATGCTGCGTTCCTGCAACGCGCCATGGACATCAACCTGTATGCGCCGCTGTGGTTGTGCAAACACGCCTGGCCGCACCTGCTGCGCTCATCTGCGCCGCGCATCATCCTGACCACTTCCGACCGGGCCATGTACGCGCAGTACGAGCAGGTCGGCCTGGTGGCCTACAGTGCCGGCAAGATGGCGCAACTGGGGATCATGAATGCACTGAGCCATGAGGGCGCGCAGGCCGGCATTCGGGTCAACGCCATTTCGCCGGTGGCCAAGACGCGCATGTGGGGCGTGACCGCTGAGCCGGATGAACTCAAGCCTGAGTGGGTAACGCCGGGGGTGTTGTTTCTTGCATCGGCGCAGTGCGAGGACACGGGCTACATCCTGCGCGCCAGTAACGGTCAATTCACTGCCACGCGTTTCACGGAAAACCCCGGGGTGGATTACCCGCGCGATCTGGCCCGGATCAAGGCCGGCAGTGCGCAAGAAGTTGCGGCTGCATGGCAGCGCATCAAACAAGCGTGA
- a CDS encoding alpha/beta hydrolase — protein MSSRFLSRLSLRWFPLLCMALLIVGLPVGCAVLQHKERELVFRIEPGTASWYSGLPKAVQEFELKPTSFKSGQNIHGWWYPADKKDAPAILYLHGVRWNLTGQLFRIEQLHALGYSVLAIDYRGFGQSHGELPSETTVYEDARIAWERFQVLQPDPSKRLIYGHSLGGAVAIDLAAELGKQTPLPVRGLVIESTFTSLADVATAVANTSLPVRWLLSQKFDSIDKIADIHMPLLVVHGLADQYVPPRFSQQLFEAAHEPKRLLLVPGATHNNSMNLAGRSYAQALDSLMQTQMPTQVVTHSTGRNGDS, from the coding sequence ATGTCTTCTCGTTTTCTGTCTCGCCTGAGCCTGCGCTGGTTTCCCTTGCTGTGCATGGCGCTGCTGATCGTCGGCCTGCCGGTGGGTTGCGCCGTGCTGCAACACAAGGAGCGCGAGCTGGTGTTTCGCATCGAGCCCGGTACCGCCAGCTGGTACAGCGGCCTGCCCAAGGCAGTGCAGGAATTCGAACTCAAGCCCACCAGTTTCAAATCGGGGCAGAACATTCATGGCTGGTGGTACCCGGCGGACAAAAAAGACGCACCGGCAATCCTCTACCTGCACGGCGTGCGCTGGAACCTTACCGGGCAGCTGTTTCGCATCGAGCAATTGCACGCACTCGGCTACTCGGTATTGGCCATCGACTATCGCGGGTTCGGCCAAAGCCACGGCGAACTGCCGTCGGAAACCACTGTGTACGAAGATGCGCGCATTGCCTGGGAACGTTTCCAGGTCCTGCAACCTGATCCGAGCAAACGCCTGATCTACGGGCACTCCCTGGGGGGAGCAGTAGCCATCGACCTGGCAGCCGAACTGGGCAAGCAAACGCCGCTGCCGGTGCGCGGGCTGGTGATCGAATCGACCTTTACCTCCTTGGCGGATGTGGCGACGGCGGTGGCCAACACTTCATTGCCGGTGCGCTGGTTGCTGTCGCAGAAATTCGATTCCATCGACAAGATTGCCGACATCCATATGCCGCTGCTGGTGGTTCACGGCCTCGCCGACCAGTACGTGCCACCGCGCTTCAGCCAGCAGTTGTTTGAAGCAGCCCATGAACCCAAGCGGTTGCTGCTGGTGCCCGGTGCCACGCATAACAACAGCATGAACCTGGCCGGTCGCAGTTATGCCCAGGCGCTGGACAGCTTGATGCAAACACAGATGCCGACGCAGGTTGTCACGCACTCCACAGGTCGCAACGGCGACTCATAA
- a CDS encoding alpha-hydroxy acid oxidase, translated as MTLITTIEDLRKLAQKRVPRMFYDYADSGSWTESTYRANESDFAQIKFRQRVARNIDERSIRATMIGQDMAMPVALAPTGLAGMQHADGEILTARAAAKFGLRYTLSTMSICSLEDIAEHVGQPFWFQLYVMRDRGFVEQLIERAKAAGVDALVLTLDLQILGQRHKDLINGLSAPPRLTLPNILNMATKPRWVMGMLGTKRHGFGNIVGHVKGVADMSSLSSWTAQQFDPRLSWDDVEWIKKCWGGKLIIKGILDVEDARLAANSGADALVVSNHGGRQLDGAPSSISQLPAIVAAVGERIEVWLDGGIRSGQDVLKAMALGAKGTMIGRPHLYGLGAMGEAGVTKALDIIARELDVSMALCGYNDIRDVNREILLPGTFPENVF; from the coding sequence ATGACGTTGATTACAACCATCGAAGATTTACGCAAGCTGGCGCAAAAACGTGTCCCACGCATGTTTTACGACTACGCCGATTCCGGGTCCTGGACTGAGAGCACCTATCGGGCGAATGAAAGCGACTTTGCCCAGATCAAATTCCGCCAGCGGGTGGCGCGTAATATCGATGAGCGCTCGATCCGCGCCACTATGATTGGCCAGGACATGGCCATGCCGGTGGCCCTGGCCCCCACCGGCCTGGCGGGTATGCAGCATGCCGATGGCGAGATCCTCACTGCCCGCGCCGCTGCGAAGTTTGGCCTGCGCTATACCTTGTCGACCATGAGCATTTGCTCCCTGGAGGACATCGCCGAACACGTCGGCCAGCCGTTCTGGTTCCAGTTGTACGTGATGCGCGACCGCGGGTTTGTCGAGCAATTGATCGAGCGCGCCAAGGCCGCCGGTGTGGATGCGTTGGTGTTGACCCTGGACCTGCAGATCCTCGGGCAACGCCATAAGGACTTGATCAATGGCCTGTCGGCACCGCCCAGGCTGACCTTGCCGAATATCCTCAACATGGCCACCAAACCTCGCTGGGTGATGGGCATGCTCGGCACCAAGCGCCACGGCTTCGGCAATATCGTCGGGCATGTGAAGGGCGTCGCGGACATGAGTTCGTTGTCCTCATGGACCGCCCAGCAATTCGACCCGCGCCTGAGTTGGGATGATGTGGAGTGGATCAAGAAATGCTGGGGCGGCAAGCTGATCATCAAGGGCATCCTCGATGTCGAAGACGCGCGCCTGGCGGCAAATTCCGGAGCCGATGCGTTGGTGGTGAGTAACCACGGTGGTCGCCAGCTTGATGGTGCGCCGTCGAGCATCAGCCAACTGCCGGCGATTGTGGCGGCAGTGGGTGAGCGCATCGAAGTGTGGCTGGACGGCGGCATTCGCTCTGGCCAGGACGTGCTCAAGGCGATGGCGCTGGGGGCGAAAGGCACCATGATCGGTCGGCCGCACCTGTATGGTTTGGGGGCGATGGGGGAAGCCGGGGTGACCAAGGCACTCGACATCATCGCTCGAGAGTTGGACGTGTCGATGGCGTTGTGTGGCTATAACGATATACGCGATGTGAATCGCGAAATTTTGCTGCCCGGTACATTTCCAGAAAACGTTTTTTGA
- a CDS encoding DeoR/GlpR family DNA-binding transcription regulator: protein MHNTHHAIDLPSLRKQKILLLLERDGKVTAAELVEHFAVSQDTIRRDLGELAAAGLLQRVHGGALPRPKDTGKDFFTRVGETNDAKRRLAQLAAERVEDGQIVLFDSGSTTLQIAQSLPRSIRLTVVTPSPMIAIALADHPDVKVILAGGQLNPATLSTSGHEAVRLIQSVKADLLFTGVCALHPQVGISSLHFDEVAVKQALLDSASHVVAVTMADKLGAVEPFVVAPCNRIHTLITEWHVPSVEAYEQLGLEVLRVEVE from the coding sequence ATGCACAACACCCATCACGCCATCGACCTGCCGTCCCTGCGCAAACAGAAGATTCTGTTGCTGCTGGAGCGCGACGGCAAAGTCACCGCCGCCGAATTGGTGGAACACTTTGCTGTGTCCCAGGACACCATCCGCCGCGACCTCGGCGAACTCGCCGCTGCCGGCCTGTTGCAGCGCGTGCACGGCGGTGCCCTGCCCCGGCCGAAGGACACCGGCAAGGACTTTTTCACCCGTGTCGGCGAAACCAACGACGCCAAGCGCCGCCTCGCGCAACTGGCGGCCGAGCGGGTGGAAGATGGCCAGATTGTGCTGTTCGATTCAGGCTCCACCACGTTGCAGATTGCCCAATCGCTGCCACGCTCGATCCGCCTCACGGTAGTGACCCCATCACCGATGATTGCCATCGCCCTGGCGGATCATCCCGACGTGAAAGTGATCCTCGCCGGTGGCCAACTCAATCCCGCCACCCTGTCCACCAGCGGCCACGAAGCCGTGCGCCTGATCCAGAGCGTCAAGGCCGACCTGCTGTTTACCGGCGTGTGCGCATTGCATCCGCAAGTCGGCATCAGCTCGTTGCATTTTGACGAAGTGGCAGTCAAGCAAGCCCTGCTCGACAGTGCTTCCCATGTGGTAGCCGTGACCATGGCGGACAAGCTCGGCGCCGTGGAACCATTTGTGGTAGCGCCATGCAACCGCATCCACACGCTGATTACCGAGTGGCATGTACCGAGTGTCGAGGCGTATGAGCAGTTAGGGCTGGAGGTGCTGCGGGTGGAGGTCGAGTAG
- a CDS encoding DUF72 domain-containing protein has protein sequence MTAPLYVGCAGWSLPREHGPGFEGEGTHLQRYALRLNAVEINSSFYRPHLAKTYARWAQSVPEAFRFSLKMPKRITHQLRLQQCDTALDEFLEQCLHLGENLGCLLVQLPRSSSYEPVVAAGFFRALRQRYLGAVVVEPRDESWLEAEGLLQDLHIGRVAADPPAIESGDVPAGWQGVRYWRLHGTPRVYHSAYGAERVQAYARLLSQSVNEGVPTWCIFDNTASGHALADALCLLDLHPQHLQP, from the coding sequence TTGACGGCGCCGTTGTATGTGGGGTGCGCGGGTTGGAGCCTGCCCCGCGAACATGGGCCTGGGTTTGAGGGCGAGGGCACCCATTTACAGCGATACGCCTTGCGTTTAAACGCGGTGGAAATCAACAGTTCATTTTACCGCCCCCACTTGGCCAAGACCTATGCGCGATGGGCGCAGAGTGTGCCTGAGGCCTTTCGGTTTTCGCTGAAGATGCCCAAGCGCATCACCCACCAACTGCGGTTGCAGCAGTGCGACACTGCATTGGACGAATTTCTTGAGCAATGCCTGCACCTGGGGGAGAACCTGGGTTGTCTGCTGGTGCAATTGCCACGGTCGTCGAGTTACGAGCCGGTGGTGGCGGCAGGTTTTTTCCGCGCGCTGCGCCAACGCTATCTCGGTGCGGTGGTGGTGGAGCCGCGTGATGAATCCTGGCTGGAGGCTGAAGGGTTGCTGCAGGATTTGCACATTGGCCGGGTGGCTGCCGACCCTCCGGCGATCGAGTCCGGTGATGTCCCGGCCGGTTGGCAGGGCGTGCGCTATTGGCGCTTGCATGGCACGCCCCGTGTCTATCACAGTGCCTATGGTGCCGAGCGGGTCCAGGCGTATGCGCGCTTGTTGAGCCAGTCTGTAAACGAGGGCGTGCCCACGTGGTGCATCTTCGATAATACCGCCAGCGGCCATGCGCTGGCCGATGCCTTGTGCCTACTCGACCTCCACCCGCAGCACCTCCAGCCCTAA
- a CDS encoding DNA methylase translates to MAHAISASDLGIELKPDDDGALFKWFIASFLMGKRIQAPIAAQAYKVIVQEQGRDTPRKLQHCTPRELVVMLGRAHYVRYDETTAQRLLDLSAKLNAEYAGKVTHMRSVSEDRQAFEKRLAEFNGVGPKTIEIFMRDAAKVLF, encoded by the coding sequence ATGGCGCACGCTATCAGCGCGTCTGATTTAGGCATTGAACTCAAGCCCGATGACGACGGCGCCTTGTTCAAGTGGTTTATCGCCAGCTTCCTGATGGGCAAGCGCATCCAGGCGCCTATCGCGGCACAGGCCTACAAGGTGATTGTGCAAGAGCAGGGACGTGACACGCCGCGCAAGCTGCAACACTGCACGCCCCGTGAGTTGGTCGTGATGCTCGGGCGCGCGCATTACGTGCGCTACGACGAAACCACCGCGCAGCGCCTGCTCGACCTGAGTGCCAAGCTGAATGCCGAGTACGCCGGCAAGGTCACCCATATGCGCAGTGTCAGCGAAGACCGCCAGGCGTTCGAAAAGCGCCTGGCGGAATTCAACGGAGTGGGGCCCAAGACCATCGAGATTTTCATGCGTGATGCGGCGAAGGTTCTGTTTTGA
- a CDS encoding type 1 glutamine amidotransferase domain-containing protein: MSAQLNGKNILIITSNTGIERDELLKPLQTLRSFGATVTHGSSKGGTTQTFVGDTEKDQTVESDVQLSDVVSSDFDALVIPGGTVNADTLRQDPAALRLINDFVKAGKTVAAICHGPWALIDAGVINGKTLTSYKSVRIDLENAGAAGWVDAQVKECKANGWTLITSRTPDDLPAFSDAIAEAVAG; the protein is encoded by the coding sequence ATGAGCGCACAACTCAACGGCAAGAACATCCTGATCATCACCTCCAACACCGGTATCGAGCGCGACGAGCTGCTCAAGCCGCTGCAAACCCTGCGCAGTTTTGGCGCCACGGTGACCCACGGTTCCAGCAAGGGCGGCACCACCCAGACCTTTGTCGGCGACACCGAGAAGGACCAGACGGTGGAATCCGACGTGCAACTGTCAGACGTGGTCAGCAGCGACTTTGACGCCCTGGTCATTCCCGGCGGTACCGTCAATGCCGACACCTTGCGCCAGGACCCGGCCGCGCTGCGGTTGATCAACGACTTCGTCAAGGCCGGCAAAACCGTGGCCGCGATCTGCCATGGCCCATGGGCGCTGATCGACGCCGGCGTGATCAACGGCAAGACGCTGACCTCCTACAAAAGCGTACGCATCGACCTGGAAAATGCCGGCGCCGCTGGTTGGGTCGATGCGCAGGTCAAGGAGTGCAAGGCCAACGGCTGGACACTGATTACCTCACGCACGCCGGATGACTTGCCGGCATTCAGTGATGCGATAGCCGAGGCGGTTGCAGGTTAA
- a CDS encoding PLD nuclease N-terminal domain-containing protein, whose protein sequence is MQIEYIWIALAVVLLLLELWAINTVLRSTSGWETKGLWLVILIFVPLFGLIAWAMFGPKREMPQHRKS, encoded by the coding sequence ATGCAAATAGAATACATCTGGATCGCGTTGGCAGTCGTTCTGCTGCTGTTGGAACTGTGGGCGATCAACACCGTATTGCGCAGCACCAGTGGCTGGGAGACCAAGGGGTTGTGGCTGGTCATTCTGATTTTCGTGCCGTTGTTCGGTTTGATTGCGTGGGCCATGTTCGGGCCCAAGCGCGAAATGCCGCAGCATCGCAAAAGCTAA
- a CDS encoding hemerythrin domain-containing protein: protein MNAIDLLKADHERVKALLTQLSESTERGVKKRTELLAKLEMEISLHTKLEEEILYPAFRKAGGKEQDIMYHEAKEEHRTVDSLVLPDLKQTQPSTTEFSGRVKVVKELLEHHIEEEETEMFPQAKKLLGKAVLEELGAQMEAMKAAHKKATASKPMAA, encoded by the coding sequence ATGAATGCCATTGACCTTCTCAAGGCCGACCACGAACGCGTCAAAGCACTGCTCACTCAACTGAGCGAATCCACCGAACGCGGCGTGAAGAAACGCACCGAACTGCTGGCCAAGCTTGAGATGGAAATCAGCCTGCATACCAAACTTGAGGAAGAGATTCTTTACCCGGCCTTCCGCAAAGCCGGTGGCAAGGAACAAGACATCATGTACCACGAAGCCAAGGAAGAGCATCGCACCGTAGACTCCCTGGTGCTGCCTGATTTGAAGCAGACCCAGCCTTCGACCACCGAATTTTCCGGGCGTGTCAAAGTGGTCAAGGAGCTGCTGGAACACCATATCGAAGAAGAGGAAACCGAGATGTTCCCTCAGGCTAAAAAGCTGTTGGGCAAGGCGGTTCTGGAAGAACTCGGCGCGCAGATGGAAGCCATGAAGGCGGCCCACAAGAAAGCCACGGCGAGCAAGCCGATGGCTGCGTGA
- a CDS encoding putative natural product biosynthesis protein, with the protein MNPVLPAGANRLVSKASRRLRAEPTLIDYPSNSRCFVHLDARLLPYWHSVFDICPALLKLDPPEGLNLFRSFMTWAYRNQPTQDWTYHLNVCRWLLGCAYRTHIDEEPIEAFMAAAAARWVNTDDSQAQGIVLAWRGSRVFDWKEPALSSAQLHASPLPNADFSWSELGAQGEFGGWMPVP; encoded by the coding sequence ATGAACCCTGTATTGCCTGCCGGCGCTAATCGCCTGGTCAGCAAGGCGTCCCGACGCCTGCGCGCGGAACCTACACTAATTGACTACCCGAGCAACTCCCGCTGCTTCGTGCACCTGGATGCACGCCTGTTGCCGTACTGGCACAGCGTGTTCGACATCTGCCCGGCGCTGCTCAAGCTCGACCCGCCCGAGGGGCTGAACCTGTTTCGCAGTTTCATGACTTGGGCCTATCGCAACCAGCCGACGCAGGATTGGACCTATCACCTGAATGTCTGTCGCTGGTTGCTGGGCTGCGCTTACCGCACGCACATTGACGAGGAGCCGATTGAAGCGTTCATGGCGGCAGCGGCAGCGCGTTGGGTTAACACCGACGATAGCCAGGCGCAGGGGATCGTCCTGGCCTGGCGAGGTTCCAGGGTGTTCGATTGGAAGGAGCCCGCGTTAAGCTCTGCGCAGCTGCACGCATCGCCCTTGCCCAACGCCGACTTCAGCTGGAGCGAGCTGGGTGCTCAGGGTGAATTCGGCGGCTGGATGCCAGTGCCGTGA
- a CDS encoding DUF2946 domain-containing protein, whose translation MKSSHPDRSLIVWTLYFCVLMNLFVCGLGHGQMMGQQLNGIGGAFCSVDGKQAPLSDKGLGSPSSSNISNYFACPVCNAVGVALVFLIGLAWLLGLGQTPRPAHERRNKAPPRYSWPSANPRASPTF comes from the coding sequence ATGAAATCGAGCCACCCCGACCGTTCGCTGATCGTCTGGACCCTGTACTTCTGCGTGCTGATGAACCTGTTCGTCTGCGGTTTGGGGCACGGTCAGATGATGGGCCAACAGCTCAATGGCATCGGCGGCGCATTCTGTTCGGTGGACGGCAAGCAGGCGCCACTTTCCGACAAAGGGTTGGGTAGCCCGTCTTCCAGCAACATCTCGAACTACTTTGCCTGCCCGGTGTGCAACGCGGTCGGCGTTGCCCTGGTGTTCCTGATCGGCCTCGCCTGGCTGTTGGGCCTCGGGCAAACCCCGCGCCCGGCCCATGAACGGCGCAACAAGGCGCCGCCGCGTTATTCGTGGCCCTCGGCCAACCCCCGCGCATCCCCGACTTTCTGA
- a CDS encoding SCO family protein: MSTLFTRRKVLTGMGLLGLGLLAGCDNSPKLNFKYGKDLSDKIMGRTFKLKNTEGDTVTLSSYRGLMPVVFFGFTQCPAVCPTTLARAAQAKKLMGRDGEIMQVIFITLDPERDTPEILDKYVKAFDPSFEALYGTPEEIAVAAKEFGIFYEKIPAGDTYTLSHTATSFVFDTRGNLRLGLQASLNAKECAEDLLTVMEVC; the protein is encoded by the coding sequence ATGAGTACGTTATTCACCCGCCGCAAGGTCCTGACCGGCATGGGCCTGTTGGGTCTGGGCCTGCTGGCCGGTTGTGACAACAGCCCCAAATTGAATTTCAAGTACGGCAAGGACTTGAGCGACAAGATCATGGGCCGCACCTTCAAGCTCAAGAACACCGAGGGCGATACCGTCACCCTCAGTTCCTACCGTGGCCTGATGCCGGTGGTGTTCTTCGGCTTCACCCAGTGCCCGGCCGTGTGCCCCACCACCCTGGCGCGCGCCGCCCAGGCCAAGAAGCTGATGGGCCGCGACGGCGAGATCATGCAGGTGATCTTTATCACCCTCGACCCGGAACGCGACACACCCGAGATTCTCGACAAGTACGTCAAGGCCTTCGACCCCAGCTTCGAAGCGCTGTACGGCACCCCGGAAGAAATCGCCGTGGCCGCCAAGGAATTCGGGATTTTTTATGAAAAAATCCCCGCTGGCGACACCTACACCCTGTCCCACACCGCCACCAGTTTTGTCTTCGACACCCGTGGCAACCTGCGCCTGGGCCTGCAGGCATCCCTTAACGCAAAAGAGTGCGCAGAAGACCTGCTCACCGTCATGGAGGTCTGCTGA
- a CDS encoding copper chaperone PCu(A)C, which translates to MTAVQHLKHTLIGLGLLGLAAHASAQVQVTDAWVRASVPGQPSSGAFMTVTADSDSKLLSVASPVAKDVQIHEMSMKDDVMRMGPVDSVALPAGKAVKLDPNGYHVMLMGLTGQIKEGDQVPLTLTVENAKGEKQAIEIKAAARGLDGVDHSHMH; encoded by the coding sequence ATGACTGCCGTTCAACACCTCAAGCACACCCTGATCGGCCTCGGCCTGCTGGGCCTCGCCGCCCACGCCAGTGCCCAAGTGCAAGTGACCGACGCGTGGGTACGCGCCTCGGTGCCGGGCCAACCGTCCAGCGGCGCGTTCATGACCGTCACCGCCGACAGCGACAGCAAGTTGCTGAGCGTGGCTTCGCCGGTTGCCAAGGACGTACAGATCCATGAAATGAGCATGAAAGACGACGTGATGCGCATGGGCCCGGTGGACTCGGTGGCCTTGCCCGCCGGTAAAGCAGTGAAGCTCGACCCCAACGGTTACCACGTGATGCTCATGGGCCTGACCGGCCAGATCAAGGAAGGTGACCAGGTGCCGCTGACCCTCACCGTGGAAAATGCCAAGGGCGAGAAGCAAGCCATTGAAATCAAGGCTGCCGCGCGCGGCCTGGATGGCGTGGACCATAGCCACATGCATTAA
- a CDS encoding DHCW motif cupin fold protein — MDLTAVPFGTTDWLTLEPVVHPGITGSALWRTCHFGTTRVRMVEYTPGYLADHWCWRGHVLLCLEGELHTELEDGRQFTLTAGMSYQVGDDMEGHRSSTRGGAKLFIVD, encoded by the coding sequence ATGGATCTCACCGCTGTGCCCTTCGGCACCACCGACTGGTTGACTCTCGAGCCCGTTGTCCATCCCGGCATAACCGGCAGCGCCCTATGGCGCACCTGCCACTTCGGCACCACCCGGGTGCGCATGGTTGAATACACCCCGGGCTACCTGGCCGATCATTGGTGCTGGCGCGGGCATGTGCTGCTGTGTCTGGAAGGCGAGTTGCACACTGAGCTGGAGGACGGCCGCCAATTCACCCTGACGGCCGGGATGAGTTACCAGGTGGGAGATGACATGGAAGGGCATCGGTCTTCAACGCGCGGCGGCGCAAAGCTGTTTATTGTGGACTGA
- a CDS encoding sigma 54-interacting transcriptional regulator, translating to MQGTIAVISPSSTLTSVMRGILEQRGLSLVVVEAAQHDATLKAQQLIDSGVSVIISRGRTASVLREHLRVPIVEVKHTFFDCINAYSKAQQVSDKVAFLATSEGYATILEKARPFMPQVSICLIDPLGSNQATEAQLDRLQAEGIEVAIGGLSSREAVMARGMRYIMSEADPDAADEAIDEALHLLQIVEERRLKRVELQSRYEMIQSILNCVSEGIFSVDSQRTVTNMNSVATAYLGSAQIGDSIDGLLAQDYFGQVLGSGRPVRGALITLGRLSLTLSIAPITLDSQVIGAVATLQNQTEITAIERKMRRQLARQHLAEKTFDHIIGSSPALAKAKRLAQTYAAVDSTVMIEGETGTGKELFAQSIHNASRRKHGPFVAINCAAFAPGVLESELFGYVKGAFTGALNEGKAGVFELAHTGTIFLDEINETSTDIQVKLLRTLQERKVVRIGDDKVTPIDIRIITASNKNLEHRVAQGLFREDFYYRICVLKLHLPALRERRADIPELVRHLLRSLPLPTPEPDEALLQRLSRYAWPGNIRQLGNIVERLAVMSQGRAFAQPWLEDVLEDLSSTAPVAESAPLQSELALLHEVLASVRGNREEAARRLQISTTTLWRRMKKYLDQDPGCFDSARYPRP from the coding sequence ATGCAAGGCACCATCGCCGTCATTTCCCCCTCCAGCACCCTCACGTCGGTGATGCGTGGCATCCTCGAGCAGCGCGGGTTATCCCTGGTGGTGGTCGAAGCCGCGCAGCACGACGCCACGCTCAAGGCGCAGCAACTGATCGACAGCGGTGTCAGCGTGATCATCAGTCGTGGCCGCACGGCCAGCGTGTTGCGCGAGCATTTGCGCGTGCCCATCGTCGAGGTCAAGCACACGTTTTTCGACTGCATCAATGCCTATTCCAAGGCGCAGCAGGTGTCGGACAAGGTGGCGTTCCTGGCCACTTCCGAGGGCTATGCGACCATCCTCGAGAAGGCCCGGCCATTCATGCCGCAGGTGTCGATCTGCCTGATCGACCCGCTGGGCAGCAACCAGGCCACCGAAGCGCAGTTGGACCGTTTGCAGGCCGAGGGTATCGAGGTGGCGATTGGCGGCCTGTCGTCGCGCGAGGCGGTGATGGCGCGGGGCATGCGCTACATCATGTCCGAGGCCGACCCGGATGCCGCCGATGAGGCCATTGATGAGGCACTGCACTTGTTGCAGATCGTAGAGGAACGACGGCTCAAGCGCGTTGAACTGCAAAGCCGCTACGAGATGATCCAGTCGATCCTCAACTGTGTGTCCGAAGGCATTTTCAGCGTCGACAGCCAGCGGACTGTCACCAACATGAACAGCGTAGCTACGGCGTACCTGGGTAGCGCGCAAATCGGCGACAGCATCGACGGCCTGCTGGCCCAGGACTATTTCGGCCAGGTGCTCGGCAGTGGCCGCCCGGTGCGCGGTGCGTTGATCACCCTCGGTCGGCTGTCGCTGACCCTGAGCATCGCGCCGATCACTCTGGATAGCCAGGTGATTGGCGCCGTCGCCACCCTGCAAAACCAGACCGAAATCACTGCCATCGAACGCAAGATGCGCCGCCAGCTGGCGCGCCAGCACCTGGCGGAAAAAACCTTCGACCACATCATTGGCAGCAGCCCCGCGCTGGCCAAGGCCAAGCGCCTGGCCCAGACCTATGCGGCGGTGGACAGCACGGTGATGATCGAAGGCGAAACCGGCACCGGCAAGGAGCTGTTCGCCCAGAGCATCCACAATGCTTCGCGGCGCAAGCACGGCCCATTCGTGGCGATCAACTGCGCGGCCTTTGCTCCCGGTGTGCTGGAGAGCGAGCTGTTCGGCTACGTCAAAGGCGCCTTCACCGGCGCGCTCAATGAGGGCAAGGCCGGGGTGTTCGAGCTGGCACACACCGGCACGATCTTCCTCGATGAAATCAACGAAACCTCTACCGATATCCAGGTCAAGCTGCTGCGCACCTTGCAGGAGCGCAAGGTGGTGCGCATCGGCGATGACAAGGTCACGCCGATTGATATCCGCATCATCACCGCCAGCAACAAAAACCTGGAGCACCGTGTGGCCCAGGGGCTGTTTCGCGAAGACTTCTACTACCGTATCTGCGTGCTCAAGCTGCACCTGCCGGCCCTGCGCGAACGCCGCGCCGACATCCCCGAACTGGTGCGCCACCTGCTGCGCAGCCTGCCCCTGCCCACGCCCGAGCCGGATGAGGCGCTGCTGCAGCGCCTGAGCCGTTACGCCTGGCCGGGCAATATCCGGCAGTTGGGCAATATCGTCGAGCGCCTGGCGGTGATGAGCCAGGGCCGGGCGTTTGCCCAACCGTGGCTGGAGGATGTGCTGGAGGATCTTTCCAGCACTGCGCCGGTTGCAGAGAGCGCGCCGCTCCAGAGTGAACTGGCGCTGCTGCATGAAGTGCTCGCCAGCGTGCGCGGCAACCGCGAAGAGGCCGCCCGGCGCTTGCAGATCAGCACTACGACCTTGTGGCGGCGGATGAAAAAGTACCTGGACCAAGACCCGGGTTGTTTTGACAGCGCACGCTACCCACGGCCCTGA